DNA from Candidatus Ishikawaella capsulata Mpkobe:
TAAAAATGATTAAGTATGCTCGTAAATATACGGATGATGTAGAATTTTCATGTGAAGATGGTGGACGTACTCCTATTGATGATTTATGTCGTATAGTAGAAGCTGCTATTAATGCAGGAGCTAAAACTATTAATATACCTGATACCGTGGGATATACATTACCTAATGAGTATGCAAATATTATTAGTCAATTAATTCATCGGGTGCCTAATATTACTAAATCAATTTTGTCAGTCCATACTCATGATGATCTTGGTATGGCAACTGGTAATGCGATTTCTGCTATATATGCAGGAGCTCGTCAAATAGAGGGAACCATAAATGGTTTAGGTGAAAGAGCTGGAAATTGTGCGTTAGAAGAAGTGATTATGGCGTTCAAAACTCGGCAAAAAATTTTTAATGTACATACTAACATTAATCATAATGAAATTTGGAGGACTAGTCAAACTATTAGTCAAATTTGTAATATGCCCATCCCGGCCAATAAATCTATAGTTGGCTCTAATGCGTTTTCACATTCTTCTGGGATTCATCAGGATGGAGTTCTTAAAAATAGAGAAAATTACGAAATTTTAAAGCCTGAAATAATTGGGTTACCTAAAATTCAATTAAATTTAACATCCCGTTCGGGTCGTGCGGCAGTAAAACATCGTATGAAAGAGATGGGATATAAAGAAAGTGATTATAATTTAGATACACTCTATGAAGCATTTCTTAAATTAGCCGATAAAAAAGGTCAAGTATTTGATTATGATTTAGAAGCATTAGCTTTTATTAATCAACAAAATGAAGAAACAGAGCATTTTCAGCTAAAAGAATTCAATGTTCAATCAGGATCAACAATTACTGCTACTGCTTTAGTTAAATTAGTATGTGGAGAAATATCAAAAGCTGAAGCTGCAACTGGCAATGGACCTGTTGATGCAATATATCAAGCAATTCATCGTATCACACAATTTAATGTTAAATTAGTAAATTATAAATTAACTTCTAAAGGACACGGAGAAGATGCATTAGGGCAAGTTGATATTGTTATTAGTTACAATGAGCGTAAATTTCATGGTGTAGGTTTAGCAACAGATATTGTAGAGTCTTCTGCAGAAGCTATGGTTAATGCTCTTAATAATATTTGGAAAGCGAAACAAGTTGAAAAAGAATTACAACGTAAATTTCACACTGATATAAGGAAATGATACATTTATGTGTAAAAACTTTGAGATAGCAGTATTAGCTGGTGATGGTATTGGCCCAGAAGTTATGCTTCAAGCTATGAAAGTATTAGATGCGATTTGTCAAAAATTTAATATGCATATCACAACACATAAATATGATGTGGGAGGTATTGCTATAGATAACACAGGTCAAGCACTTCCTCCGGCAACATTACAAGGATGTAAGAAAGCGGATGCTGTTCTTTTTGGTTCAGTAGGAGGTCCAAAATGGGATAATTTACCTATAATGAAACAACCTGAAAGAGGTGCATTGTTACCAATACGTAAATACTTTAAACTTTTTAGTAATCTGAGACCTGTAGTACTTTATAAAGGGTTAGAAAAATTATCTCCTTTAAGAACAGACATTGCATATAAAGGCTTTGATATCCTTTGTGTACGTGAATTAACCGGTGGCATTTATTTTGGTAATCCAAAAGGACGTCAAGGAACAGGTATAAATGAATATGCATTTGATACTGAAATGTATAGACGTCTTGAAATAGAGCGCATTACCCGGATTGCATTCGATCTTGCACGTCAGAGAAGATCTCAAGTTACTTCTGTAGATAAAGCTAATGTACTACAAACTTCTATCATGTGGCGGGAAATTGTTAATGAAATTGCACAAGATTATCCTGATGTTACACTGAATCATATGTTTATTGACAATGCCACAATGCAGCTTATTAAAGCACCATCACAATTCGATGTATTGCTTTGTTCTAATTTATTTGGTGATATCATTTCTGATGAATGTGCTGCACTAACTGGTTCAATAGGTATGATTCCCTCTGCAAGTATTAATGATACAGGTTTTGGTTTATATGAACCTGCAGGAGGATCTGCTACTGATATAGCTGGTTGCAATATTGCTAACCCGATAGCTCAAATTTTATCCTTATCTTTACTGTTACGTTACAGCTTACAAGCTAATGAGGCTGCTAATAGCATCGAAAATGCGGTCATTAAGGTATTGAAAAGGGGATATCGAACACGTGATTTATCCGATAATGGTCCTACTGTTAATACAGATGAAATGGGTAGTTTAATTGCTCAATTTATTACTGAGGACAAATAAAATGGGACAGACTTTATATCAGAAATTATTTAATGCTCATATTGTTCATGAAGATGTTAATAACATGCCAATAATCTATATAGATCGACATTTCATTCATGAAGTAACCTCTCCACAGGCTTTTGATAACTTAAGAGCTAAAGGACGTACGGTTCGTCAACCATTGAAAACCTTTGCAACTATGGATCACAATGTGTCTACGCAAAAAAAAAACATTTATGCATGTGGTGAAATGGCTCGGATTCAAATGCAGCAATTAATTAAAAATTGTGAGGAGTTTGGTATACAACTATATGATTTACATCATCCTTATCAAGGTATCGTTCATGTTATTGGCCCAGAGCAAGGTATAACTCTTCCTGGAATGACTATCGTATGTGGAGATTCTCATACTGCAACTCATGGAGCATTCGGGGCATTAGCCTTCGGTATTGGTACATCCGAAGTCGAACATGTTTTAGCTACTCAAACTTTGCAACAGCAACGTGCTAAATCTATGAAAATAGAGCTATTGGGTGATACCTGTTTAGGTATTACAGCAAAAGATATTGCTCTTGCAATTATAGGCAAAATTAGTCATTCCGGAGGAACAGGGTATGTAATAGAATTTTGTGGAAAAGCAATATCACAAATGACTATGGAAGGTCGAATGACATTGTGTAACATGGCTATTGAAATGGGAGCAAAATCCGGTTTAGTGGCACCCGATCAAACCACTTTTGATTATTTAAAAAACCGTAATTTTTCTCCTACAGGTAAACAATTAGAAGCAGCTCTAGAATACTGGTATACTTTAAAATCGGATACGGATGCTAAATTTGATTGTGTAGTAAAATTGCAAGCAAATAAAATTGCACCGCAAATTACATGGGGCACTAATCCCGGACAGGTTATTGCTATAGATGAAGTTATTCCACATCCAAATATTTTTTCTAATCCAATTGAACGTATATCAGCAAAAAATGCCCTTGCTTACATGGCTCTTAAACCAGGAATTAAACTAACATCTATAAAGATTGATAAAGTTTTTATCGGTTCTTGTACTAACTCGCGTATTGAAGATTTAAGATCTGCTGCAGCAATAGCTAAAGGAAACAAAGTGGCATCAGGAGTTACTGCATTAGTTGTTCCTGGTTCTAGTCTAGTAAAAAATCAAGCAGAATCAGAAGGTTTAGATGAAATATTTATTCAAGCTGGATTTGAATGGCGTTTGCCAGGTTGCTCTATGTGCTTAGCAATGAATGACGACAAACTCTCGCCAGGAGAACGCTGTGCTTCAACTAGCAACCGTAATTTTGAAGGAAGGCAAGGGCGTGGTGGACGCACTCATTTAGTCAGTCCTGCTATGGCAGCTGCTGCTGCGATAAATGGTCATTTTTCAGACATTAGAGATATTTTACGATAGAGATTTAATTATGAACGTTTTTAAAAGACACACTGGAATAGTGGCTCCATTAAATATAGCCAATATTGACACTGATATTATTATCCCAAAACAATTTTTACAAAAAGTTACTAGATTTGGATTTGGCAAGCATCTTTTTCATGATTGGAGATTTAAAGATGATTTAGGGAATGTATTAAATGAAGATTTTCTATTAAATCAAGGTAAATACCAAAATGCCACTATTTTATTAACAAGAGAAAATTTTGGGTGTGGTTCATCACGTGAACATGCTCATTGGGCATTAACTGATTTCGGGTTTCGTGTGATTATTGCTCCAAGTTTTGCAGACATATTTTATAATAACAGTTACAATAACCAGCTGTTATTAGTTAAAATGAATCATACAATAATAGAAGAAATGTTTAAAATAGTTTTAGATAATCCAGGTATTAGTTTTACTGTAGATCTAGAAAAACAAGAAATTATAACCAAAGAAAAAGTTTATCTTTTTAAGATAAACAGTTTTTATCGCTATTGTATAGCTAATGGATTTGATCGTATTAGTATAACCCTTGAACATGAAGAATCAATTTCTCGTTATGAAAAGGAGAACTTTATTTTTCTATAAGAAGTACATGTTAATAAAATTTCATTTTATTTTTGCTAAAAATTCTAATAAATCTTTATTAAGAGAATCCTGATGAGTTACAGTAAATCCATGAGGAGCACCTTCATAAATTTTAAGCATAGAACTCTTAATTTGTTTATGTGCCATTTTACTGGTGCTTTTATAAGGTACTATTTGATCACCAGATCCATGAATTATTAAGGTAGGTACATCAATTTTTTCTAAATCAGCACTAAAATTTGTTTCAGAAAATGCTGTTACACAATCAACTGTAGCTTTTAAAGAAGCTAATAATGCCATATTTAGCATGTGGGTCAATATGCCTTGAGATATTTTATGCCCAGTATTATTACTATTACCATAAAATAAATCAGCAAAATCTTTAATAAATTGAGCACGATCCTTAAATAAGTGCTTTTTAATGTTATCAAAAACAGAAGGTTCAACTCCATAGGTATATCTATTAGTTTTTCTTAAAATAGGAGTTATTGAACCAAGTAGAATTAATGCTTTTATTCTTTTAGACCCGTAAGTACTAATATATCTGGATACTTCTCCACCACCCATAGAAAAACCAATTAAAATAATATCAGATAATTGTAAATATTCAATGAGTGCATGAAGGTCACTTGTGAATGTATTATAATCATATCCCTGCCATGGCTGATCAGATCTACCAAAACCTCTACGATCAAATGCTATAGTTCGATAATTGCGTTCAGCAAAAAAGTTCATTTGCACATCCCACATATCTGCATTTAAGGGCCAGCCATGGCTAAATAGTATAGGTTGCCCTTGACCCCAATCTTTATAATATAGATTAACGCCATCTTGTGTTCTAAAAATAGACATAAATTCACCCTTATTTAATACAAAGATGCCATATACCCCATATGGGGCTTGTAATTTTATAAATTATTAACTAGTATCGTCAATACTATTGAATAGTAGCATATTATGCATTATAATACTAATTAATTTAATAGTAAAA
Protein-coding regions in this window:
- the leuD gene encoding 3-isopropylmalate dehydratase small subunit is translated as MNVFKRHTGIVAPLNIANIDTDIIIPKQFLQKVTRFGFGKHLFHDWRFKDDLGNVLNEDFLLNQGKYQNATILLTRENFGCGSSREHAHWALTDFGFRVIIAPSFADIFYNNSYNNQLLLVKMNHTIIEEMFKIVLDNPGISFTVDLEKQEIITKEKVYLFKINSFYRYCIANGFDRISITLEHEESISRYEKENFIFL
- a CDS encoding alpha/beta fold hydrolase, which codes for MSIFRTQDGVNLYYKDWGQGQPILFSHGWPLNADMWDVQMNFFAERNYRTIAFDRRGFGRSDQPWQGYDYNTFTSDLHALIEYLQLSDIILIGFSMGGGEVSRYISTYGSKRIKALILLGSITPILRKTNRYTYGVEPSVFDNIKKHLFKDRAQFIKDFADLFYGNSNNTGHKISQGILTHMLNMALLASLKATVDCVTAFSETNFSADLEKIDVPTLIIHGSGDQIVPYKSTSKMAHKQIKSSMLKIYEGAPHGFTVTHQDSLNKDLLEFLAKIK
- the leuC gene encoding 3-isopropylmalate dehydratase large subunit; translation: MGQTLYQKLFNAHIVHEDVNNMPIIYIDRHFIHEVTSPQAFDNLRAKGRTVRQPLKTFATMDHNVSTQKKNIYACGEMARIQMQQLIKNCEEFGIQLYDLHHPYQGIVHVIGPEQGITLPGMTIVCGDSHTATHGAFGALAFGIGTSEVEHVLATQTLQQQRAKSMKIELLGDTCLGITAKDIALAIIGKISHSGGTGYVIEFCGKAISQMTMEGRMTLCNMAIEMGAKSGLVAPDQTTFDYLKNRNFSPTGKQLEAALEYWYTLKSDTDAKFDCVVKLQANKIAPQITWGTNPGQVIAIDEVIPHPNIFSNPIERISAKNALAYMALKPGIKLTSIKIDKVFIGSCTNSRIEDLRSAAAIAKGNKVASGVTALVVPGSSLVKNQAESEGLDEIFIQAGFEWRLPGCSMCLAMNDDKLSPGERCASTSNRNFEGRQGRGGRTHLVSPAMAAAAAINGHFSDIRDILR
- the leuB gene encoding 3-isopropylmalate dehydrogenase; translation: MCKNFEIAVLAGDGIGPEVMLQAMKVLDAICQKFNMHITTHKYDVGGIAIDNTGQALPPATLQGCKKADAVLFGSVGGPKWDNLPIMKQPERGALLPIRKYFKLFSNLRPVVLYKGLEKLSPLRTDIAYKGFDILCVRELTGGIYFGNPKGRQGTGINEYAFDTEMYRRLEIERITRIAFDLARQRRSQVTSVDKANVLQTSIMWREIVNEIAQDYPDVTLNHMFIDNATMQLIKAPSQFDVLLCSNLFGDIISDECAALTGSIGMIPSASINDTGFGLYEPAGGSATDIAGCNIANPIAQILSLSLLLRYSLQANEAANSIENAVIKVLKRGYRTRDLSDNGPTVNTDEMGSLIAQFITEDK
- the leuA gene encoding 2-isopropylmalate synthase, with protein sequence MSHRIVIFDTTLRDGEQALQASLSVKEKMQIALALERMGVDVIEVGFPVSSPGDFEAVKTIARKIKNSLVCGLARCVEKDINAAYEALKIAKYFRIHIFIATSPMHIVTKLRSTLPEVIDLAVKMIKYARKYTDDVEFSCEDGGRTPIDDLCRIVEAAINAGAKTINIPDTVGYTLPNEYANIISQLIHRVPNITKSILSVHTHDDLGMATGNAISAIYAGARQIEGTINGLGERAGNCALEEVIMAFKTRQKIFNVHTNINHNEIWRTSQTISQICNMPIPANKSIVGSNAFSHSSGIHQDGVLKNRENYEILKPEIIGLPKIQLNLTSRSGRAAVKHRMKEMGYKESDYNLDTLYEAFLKLADKKGQVFDYDLEALAFINQQNEETEHFQLKEFNVQSGSTITATALVKLVCGEISKAEAATGNGPVDAIYQAIHRITQFNVKLVNYKLTSKGHGEDALGQVDIVISYNERKFHGVGLATDIVESSAEAMVNALNNIWKAKQVEKELQRKFHTDIRK